Part of the Fibrobacter sp. UWP2 genome is shown below.
CCGGCAGGCGCACGTCTTGGTTGTCGGTGCAAAGGCTTGCCATCACAAAGCGCAGAGCGTCGGTACCATACTTCTCTTCGATATCCATCGGGTCCACGCCGTTGCCCTTGGACTTGCTCATGGTCTGGCCATTGCCGTCGAGGATCTTCGGGTGGATGTATACCGTATGGAACGGAACCGTGCCCATGTTTTCCTGGCTGAAGAGCACCATGCGGGCGACCCACAGCGTAATGATGTCGCGGCTCGTCACGAGCACGCTGGTGGGGTAGTAGCGCTTGAGCGTGTCGGTGTTTTCCGGCCAGCCCATTGTGGAGTGCGGCCACAAGCCACTGGAGAACCACGTGTCGAGCACGTCTTCTTCCTGCTTGAGCACGCGGCCAGGCACTGCGTCTTCCTTGAGGTCTTCTTCCTGGCTGCACACCAGGTAGCCGCCGTTTTCGGCCTTGTAGAAGAAGATATCGTCGCGGCCCGCGAATGCGGCCTTCAGTTCGTCTTCGCTAGCGTCCGTGTGCCAGATAGGAATGCGGTGGCCCCACCAGAGCTGACGGCTGATGCACCAGTCGCGCTTTTCGGCGAGCCAGTCCAGATACTTGTTGGCGTAGCGTTCGGGGATAATCTTGATTTCGCCCGACTTCACGGCGTTCATCGCGTTTTCGGCGAGCACGTCCATCTTCACGAACCACTGGTCGCTGAGGTACGGCTCGATAACGGTCTTGGAACGGTCGGAGTGGCCCACCTGCATCTCGTGGTCTTCCACCTTGATGAGGAGTCCGAGTTCCTCGAGACCAGCCACCACGGCGTCACGGGCGGCCTGGCCCTTGAGGCCCTGGAACTTGCCGGCATTCTCGTTCAGGCTGCCGTCGTCGTTCATGATGTTGATCATCGGGAGCTTGTGGCGCAGGCCCGTCGCATAGTCGTTCGGGTCGTGGGCCGGGGTCACCTTCACGGAACCCGTACCGAAGTCCTTGTCCACCAAGATGGCGTCGGCAATCACCGGGATTTCGCGGTCAACGAACGGCACCTTCAGGGTCTTGCCGATGAAGTGAGCGTAGCGTTCGTCGTTGGGGTGCACGGCGAGGGCCGTATCGCCCATGATCGTTTCCGGACGGGTCGTAGAGACGGGGATGAATCCCGAACCGTCGGCCAGAGGATACTTGAACGTCCAGAAGTGGCCCTTCACGGTCTCGTAGTAGATTTCGTCGTCGGCGACGGCGGTCTGGAGCTTGGTATCCCAGTTCACCAGGCGCTTGCCGCGGTAGATGAGGCCCTTCTTGAACAGGTTGAAGAAGGCATGGCGCACGGCCTTCGCGCAGACCGGGTCCAGCGTGAAGCGCTGACGGCTCCAGTCGCAGCTGACGCCGAGGCTCTTGAGCTGCTTCGTAATGCGGGCTTCGTATTCGTCCTTCCATTTCCAGATGCGTTCCACCAGGGCGTCGCGGCCAATGTCGTGGCGGGTCTTGTGTTCGTCCTGGAAAAGGCGCTTTTCGACGACTGCCTGCGTGGCGATGCCCGCGTGATCCGTACCCGGAATCCACAGCGTGTCGCGGCCCGTCTTGCGGCGGTAGCGTACCAAAATGTCCTGGAGCGTATCGTTGAGCGCGTGTCCCAGATGGAGCGCGCCGGTAACGTTCGGGGGCGGAATCACGACCGAGAACGGTTCGCCCTTTCCGCTGGGTGCAAAACTGTTATTCTCAGCCCAGGTCTTGTGCCATCGGGCTTCCACATCTTTAGAATTGTAACGAGTTTCCATAGTGCGGGCAAAAATAGAAATTTTTGCGTATGGAAACTTGTGACGATTTTGCTATCAGTACATGAAATATGCCTTTTTCGGCAGGTTCTTTGTGTTGCTCTGATGGCGTCCCTTGAGGTCGGTCAGCTTGTTGGCACGGTTGTTGTTCGGGCTTGAAATGCGCGCGCCCACGATGGCGGTGGTTCCGCCTTCATCGAGCAGGCCCGCGATGACTTCGGCGTTTGCGCTGAGGTTTGCCTTGTAGGGGATGGTCGCGTCTTTCAAAAGCTTGTCGCCGGTGATGGTGGGCTCGGGCGTTTCGCTGTCACCGATTGTGAGGCCCGCGACGGTGAAGGTCGCTTCTTCGCCGGGGAGTAGGCCCTTGAGCGATTTCTCGCTGCGCACGCCGTTCACGGTCACGTAGGCATTGTGGTACAGCGGTGCAATGCCGATGTTCTTTACGCGCACCGCTGCAGAAATCTTGTTGACTGCGTAGCCCGTGATTTCGAACTTGTAGCCCGCATAGGAACTGGCCTCGTACACGCGTTCCTTGGTGGCGTAGCTGCCTTTGGGCGCGTCGTTGCCTATCACGTAGGTCATGTGGTATTTGGCGGCGGCATCTTCCCAGGTGACTCCGTAAAGGCCTGCCGGGTTCAGGAACTCGCGCTGGTCCTTTTCGGTGTAGTAGCTGACTTCGCCTCCGCCGGGAGCGGTTTTCCAGCGGTCCGTACCCAGGTCGCGCCAGTTACGCTCGTTGTCGCCATTGCCCTGCGAAATGTCGTGCTCCGCGTGCATGAAGGAGTCGTCAAAGAGCCCGAAATTCAGTGCGAGCAGGGTCTTGTTGCCCGCGACGGGCGTGTAGTTGTTGTCTGCCGCATCGATGGAGATGCTCCACGGGGTCTCTTTGAACAAACTATCAAGATGCGTCAGGAATTCGGCCTGGTAGTCCTTGGTGGCGAAGTTGACTCCGAAATTGAGCTTGGTGCCGTAGATGTGGTATTCGCCCCAGTGCCCGAAACCCGCCTGCACGAATGCGATACGCGGGTCGTTGTCGTATTTCGCGGCAAAGTCGGTGTAGAACTGCTTGTAGAACCACAGGAGTTCCTTATTGCTCCAGTCGGCATAATACGTG
Proteins encoded:
- a CDS encoding valine--tRNA ligase, whose translation is METRYNSKDVEARWHKTWAENNSFAPSGKGEPFSVVIPPPNVTGALHLGHALNDTLQDILVRYRRKTGRDTLWIPGTDHAGIATQAVVEKRLFQDEHKTRHDIGRDALVERIWKWKDEYEARITKQLKSLGVSCDWSRQRFTLDPVCAKAVRHAFFNLFKKGLIYRGKRLVNWDTKLQTAVADDEIYYETVKGHFWTFKYPLADGSGFIPVSTTRPETIMGDTALAVHPNDERYAHFIGKTLKVPFVDREIPVIADAILVDKDFGTGSVKVTPAHDPNDYATGLRHKLPMINIMNDDGSLNENAGKFQGLKGQAARDAVVAGLEELGLLIKVEDHEMQVGHSDRSKTVIEPYLSDQWFVKMDVLAENAMNAVKSGEIKIIPERYANKYLDWLAEKRDWCISRQLWWGHRIPIWHTDASEDELKAAFAGRDDIFFYKAENGGYLVCSQEEDLKEDAVPGRVLKQEEDVLDTWFSSGLWPHSTMGWPENTDTLKRYYPTSVLVTSRDIITLWVARMVLFSQENMGTVPFHTVYIHPKILDGNGQTMSKSKGNGVDPMDIEEKYGTDALRFVMASLCTDNQDVRLPVKKEKQPDGREINTSEKFEIGRNFSNKLWNACRFLYPQLEQAGALAAELPMDKNLFALEDKWILSRLQTTIKDATRMLEEYHFAELAGFLYRFVWDDVCSSYLEIKKSVINSETLTAEKKNAMAILSYVLKNVLDLLHPVMPFITEELNSILFQGSEMVISRAWPKADESLIDAKIEAAFDQAFAVVESVRGVRGRYNVSPATKLNAVVSVDDAATEASVKDCMAIITELSGLADLSVAVKAAKPKFSASAVVPGGELYIPLEGILDPAAEIARLEKEIEKAKAFAASIERKLSNEKFVSGAPEAVVNAERTKLATQMDIIAKNEAALKELK